CGCCGCCGGACCCGATTTTGGGTCTTTCCGAGTCGTTTCAGCAAGACCCCCGACCAGGCAAAATCAACCTCAGCATCGGCGTCTATAAAGACGCTACGGGGAAAACGCCCGTCCTGGCGAGCGTGAAAACGGCCGAGGAGCGAATTCTCCGCGCCGAGACGACCAAGGGCTACTTAGGCATCGAGGGCTCGGCCGAATACGCCGCGCGCGTGCAGGAACTGCTGTTTGGGTCGGGCCACGAAGCTGTGGCGAGCAAACGCGTCGTCACTGCGCATACGCCGGGCGGCACGGGCGGCCTGCGCGTGGCCGCTGATTTTCTCAGGAAAGCCGCGCCCAACGCCACGGTTTGGATGAGCGACCCGACCTGGCCGAATCATCCCGGCATTTTCCAGGCCGCAGGCTTGAAGGTGAAGACGTATCCTTACTTCGACGCCGCGACCAACGGGTTGGCCTTCGAGCGAATGTTGGCCGCGTTGGAAGAAATGCCGGCCGGCGACGTTCTGTTGGTCCACGGCTGCTGCCACAATCCGACCGGCATCGACCCGACGCCCGAGCAATGGAGCGCGATTGCCGCGCTGGTCGAGCGGCGCAGCGTGTTGCCGCTGCTCGACTTCGCCTACCAGGGTTTTGCCGAAGGCTTGCGCGAAGACGCCACCGGGCTAACGGCGCTTTGCCAGCCGGGACGCGAGTTGCTCGTCGCCAGTTCGTTCTCGAAGAATTTCGGGCTCTACAACGAACGTGTCGGCGCGTTGAGCATCGTGGCGGCCTCGTCCGAGACGGCCAAGACGGCGCTCAGCC
This DNA window, taken from Planctomycetia bacterium, encodes the following:
- a CDS encoding amino acid aminotransferase; the encoded protein is MFETLTPAPPDPILGLSESFQQDPRPGKINLSIGVYKDATGKTPVLASVKTAEERILRAETTKGYLGIEGSAEYAARVQELLFGSGHEAVASKRVVTAHTPGGTGGLRVAADFLRKAAPNATVWMSDPTWPNHPGIFQAAGLKVKTYPYFDAATNGLAFERMLAALEEMPAGDVLLVHGCCHNPTGIDPTPEQWSAIAALVERRSVLPLLDFAYQGFAEGLREDATGLTALCQPGRELLVASSFSKNFGLYNERVGALSIVAASSETAKTALSQVKTCVRVNYSNPPAHGAAIVSTILGDEKLRTQWDGEVKEMRDRINGMRKQFAQKLIARGYDRDPSFITRQRGMFSFSGLTPPQVEALRKDHAIYIVGSGRINVAGMTADNIDRLCDAIVAVSRSAA